A genomic stretch from Alosa sapidissima isolate fAloSap1 chromosome 3, fAloSap1.pri, whole genome shotgun sequence includes:
- the LOC121704879 gene encoding uncharacterized protein LOC121704879, with protein MALHDYPIPDLDITLQEAGRVLQLTLSPDLYMQYKNALSQQREILQEAQRKLSEAGSGRENWVTEQFKSRLLSCGDALPTSTAIPTVLPQSKAWKNDTQLGRAAALVWAMAKLYSEPWLVEGDVPMERTQQSEVFAASRLPGKKQDEIKLYPDSVHAILTSRAGAFPIQILHRPSAEGPFTALSLGDIYDQIEHISNLPAAGTEQDASAICALSSQPRRDWHSVREKILKKGGPTAASLDLMESAILAVSLEDGPAPPDVASTLNAIRLGDRGWNCLRFYDKVGKRFPFKKPNRKIQRDSEEKSEPLWCGLK; from the exons ATGGCGCTACATGACTACCCCATACCAGACCTTGACATAACCTTGCAGGAAGCAGGCCGGGTCCTCCAACTCACCCTGAGCCCTGACCTGTACATGCAGTACAAAAATGCCCTCTCCCAGCAGAGAGAGATCCTCCAGGAGGCCCAGAGGAAGCTGTCTGAAGCGGGTTCGGGTCGAGAGAACTGGGTGACGGAGCAGTTCAAAAGCCGCCTGCTGTCCTGTGGCGATGCGCTGCCCACCTCCACTGCCATCCCCACAGTCCTGCCGCAGTCGAAGGCCTGGAAGAATGACACTCAACTGGGGAGGGCAGCAGCACTGGTGTGGGCCATGGCCAAGCTCTACAGTGAACCCTGGCTGGTCGAGGGAGATGTGCCAATGGAACGTACGCAGCAGTCAGAAGTGTTTGCTGCCAGCCGACTTCCTGGAAAGAAACAGGATGAAATTAAG CTCTACCCAGACAGTGTTCATGCCATCCTCACCAGCCGAGCCGGAGCATTTCCCATACAGATCCTGCACAGGCCCAGTGCAGAGGGTCCTTTCACCGCCTTGTCTCTGGGGGACATATATGATCAAATAGAACACATCAGTAACCTGCCTGCTGCTGGCACAGAGCAGGATGCCTCAGCCATCTGTGCCCTCTCCTCGCAGCCTCGTAGAGACTGGCATAGCGTGAGGGAAAAGATCCTGAAGAAAGGAGGGCCCACCGCGGCATCCCTGGACCTTATGGAAAGTGCCATCCTGGCTGTCTCCCTGGAGGATGGACCAGCACCACCTGACGTGGCAAGCACCCTCAATGCTATCCGACTTGGGGACAGAGGTTGGAACTGCTTGaggttttatgacaaggttGGTAAACGATTCCCTTTTAAGAAACCTAACAGAAAGatacagagagacagtgaggaAAAATCAGAGCCACTTTGGTGTGGCTTAAAATAA